The Sesamum indicum cultivar Zhongzhi No. 13 linkage group LG6, S_indicum_v1.0, whole genome shotgun sequence genome has a segment encoding these proteins:
- the LOC105165077 gene encoding protein POLAR LOCALIZATION DURING ASYMMETRIC DIVISION AND REDISTRIBUTION-like, with translation MRCDGYCSDTVVASKSRRQRRRREICRSFTCISPWFIFCRWFNAGKSRKGSRNGFMERKWEKEKKDGSFHARRKRGMMKGEASSSSRRDVSAEIGKEATFNLGVGFGLMYLVAASRIELNKMVELHKKMELLLRDLQTELQINQEKKPIEMPSKSRISSSFSNADGFQEAEEHNSGQYLSSHEVEQPEVVFGSNRYRREKSLRMDQIEAELEAEFRHMQLQMDAEFPLKYSTQQYSEMDVEDSAPEWSLNVDTCIEQVNEQHEPSYNEFYGVPPQELERKLHQLLETRQKERINELESALDYAMEQVEEKERELCWWRDTASLICHHIPAFPGMLRQVIQIVHGMESEFEAEETGTSLVESHM, from the exons ATGAGGTGTGATGGGTACTGCAGCGACACCGTCGTGGCGTCTAAGAGCAGGAGGCAgaggagaagaagagaaatctGCCGGAGCTTCACTTGTATATCGCCCTGGTTTATCTTCTGCCGTTGGTTCAATGCAGGGAAATCAAGAAAGGGTTCGAGAAACGGATTCATGGAGAGAAAATgggagaaggagaagaaggATGGGAGTTTTCATGCAAGGAGAAAACGTGGGATGATGAAAGGCGAAGCATCGTCTTCTTCCAGGCGTGATGTTTCAG CGGAAATTGGGAAAGAAGCCACTTTCAATCTTGGAGTTGGATTTGGTCTAATGTATCTTGTTGCTGCAAGCAGAATTGAGCTGAACAAGATGGTTGAGTTGCACAAAAAGATGGAGCTGTTGCTTCGAGATCTCCAAACAGAGCTCCAAATAAATCAAGAGAAGAAACCAATTGAAATGCCCTCTAAATCCAggatttcttcttctttctcaaaCGCTGATGGTTTCCAGGAAGCCGAAGAACATAATTCAGGCCAGTATTTGTCTTCTCATGAAGTGGAACAGCCTGAGGTTGTCTTTGGTAGTAATCGGTATAGACGAGAAAAGAGTTTGAGAATGGATCAAATTGAAGCAGAACTCGAAGCTGAATTCCGTCATATGCAACTCCAGATGGACGCTGAATTCCCTTTAAAGTATTCCACACAGCAGTATTCAGAG ATGGATGTTGAGGACAGCGCACCTGAATGGAGTCTCAACGTTGACACATGCATCGAGCAAGTTAATGAGCAGCACGAGCCGAGCTACAACGAGTTCTACGGCGTCCCGCCACAAGAACTTGAGAGGAAACTGCACCAACTCTTGGAAACCAGgcagaaagaaagaataaacGAACTCGAATCAGCTTTAGATTATGCAATGGAGCAGGTtgaggagaaagaaagagagctATGCTGGTGGAGAGACACTGCCAGCCTCATTTGTCATCACATTCCAGCTTTCCCCGGCATGTTGAGGCAAGTGATACAAATTGTTCACGGCATGGAATCAGAGTTTGAAGCTGAGGAGACGGGGACAAGTTTGGTGGAGTCCCACATGTAa